The following is a genomic window from Phyllobacterium zundukense.
CGTGATACAAGAAGTGGACGTGCCGTCCGCGCCACCCGAGAAGATGAAATAGCGGCGGGCGCAGTCGGAGTAGACGTTCGGGAGGCGAGACTCAAGGCTTGGCTGTTGAGTGGAACTATCCTATCAGTTGCTGGTGCCTTGATGGCTCAGTTTTTGGGTGCTTTCGGTCCGAAGGACTTCTATTTTGAATTCGGCTTCCTACTGATCTCAATGCTTATCGTAGGGGGCCTCGGCTCCGTATCGGGTGCGTTGGTTGGTGTGGTCACGATCACAACGATCACTGAGTTTCTTAGAGCGCTCGAAAGTGGTGGCAACATCCTCGGATTTACCGTGCCGCCGCTGTATGGACTACCCCTGATTGGGGCGGCGCTTGCAATGATCTTGGTGCTAGGAATTCGGCCTGCCGGACTTGTCGGCGGACGTGAGCTTGAGGTCTTGAAGCCACCAAGGCCCTCTACAACCGACGTACTCGAAGTGGTGAATCTATTCGGTCACCAGGTCTCGGAAAGCGCGCCCTCGCTAGTAGCCAATCAACTATCTCGCCATTTCGGCGGTCTCCGAGCCGTGGATGGAGTGTCCTTCGAAGCCAAAGCTGGTCTGATAACCGGGCTTATCGGTCCGAATGGCGCGGGCAAAAGCACACTAATCAACCTTCTGACAGGCCAGCTACATCCCAGCGAAGGCCACGTGGCTCTCGGGTCAGGCTTGATCGAAAAGAAGCTGCCGCACGCAATTGCACGCGCGGGCTTGGCGAGAACTTTTCAGAACCTACGAATCTTCGCTGACATGACGGTTCGTGAAAACGTTCTTGTTGCGGCTGAGGCATGCACTACAGATGCGTCCCTTGCTGCACGACGCACAGACGACGCGTTGCGCCGTTTTGGACTTGAAGAATTAGGTGACCGGCTGGCTGGTAGCCTTCCATATGGAAAGCGGCGTCTGGTCGAAATTGCCCGGGCGCTCGCCACTGGCCCCAGTTTTTTGCTGCTAGACGAACCCGCCGCAGGAATGAATCCGGCCGAGACCAAAGAACTCGTGACAAGGTTGGCAGCACTGCGCGCGGACACAGGTATGGGCATCCTTGTTGTCGAACACGATTTGCATCTCATCATGTCTCTTAGCGACTCTATCGTCGTTATTGATCGCGGTAAGCGCATCGCCTTTGGGTCGCCAGACGCGGTTAGAACCGATCCCGCCGTTATAGCAGCTTATCTCGGCAGTAAGAGAATGAGTGACGGACGAAAAAAACAACATAATGAGACTTCGGTCAGCGAAGCGAAAATCTCCTAAGAAGGGAACTCTAGACATGAACAATATTAAGTATCCGCGTGCGCTAGCAGGTTTCGCAGCAATGGCGCTTATGCTCGGAGCAGGAACATCATATGGCGCTGAATTCAAGATTGGTGCCGCCACCGCCCAGACCGGTGCGCTTGCACCATTCGACCAGCCGGGACTTGGCGGCTTCATGCTGGGGATCAAGGATCTCAATGCGAATGGTGGCCTCGGAGGCATGGCGAAGATCGTTGTTGAGGCTATCGATACCCGGTCAGACACAGCAGCGACGGTAAACGCTGCTCAGCAACTGATTGATAATGGCGCCCAGGTGCTGATTACACCCGCCGATGCCGATCCGTCTATCGCCGCAGGCCAAATCGCTCAGGCGGCGGGTATCCCGGTGCTTAACCTCGCGGGCTCTCCGACCCTTCCGCTGGCCGTCGGAGATTACATGTTCATCTCCTATCCTTCCAATAACCTTCAGGCATCCGCGCTGGCCACTTACGCCGTCGAAACTGGGTACAAGAAGGCTTTCATTCTGAAGTCGCCCGACACAGACTACACTCTTACATTCCCACAGTATTTTGCAGAGGCTTTTAAGGCCAAAGGCGGAACTGTGGTTGGTGAAGCGGTATACGCCATGGGGCAGCCCGATTTTTCTGCCGTGGTCGCGCAGATTAAGGGTATGGCCGAACAGCCTGACGTTATTATGACGGCAGCCTATGAACCTGACTTCCCTGCTTTTATTAA
Proteins encoded in this region:
- a CDS encoding ABC transporter substrate-binding protein is translated as MNNIKYPRALAGFAAMALMLGAGTSYGAEFKIGAATAQTGALAPFDQPGLGGFMLGIKDLNANGGLGGMAKIVVEAIDTRSDTAATVNAAQQLIDNGAQVLITPADADPSIAAGQIAQAAGIPVLNLAGSPTLPLAVGDYMFISYPSNNLQASALATYAVETGYKKAFILKSPDTDYTLTFPQYFAEAFKAKGGTVVGEAVYAMGQPDFSAVVAQIKGMAEQPDVIMTAAYEPDFPAFIKQLRGAGVTIPVLGCDSIGTPTVYGLGSAVDGVIYSSAGFPTPGSSMEAFNKRFKDETGRVAETSYEASGYELAQLLDAAARQAGSVEPSKIRDALANLKDVQTVLSKVTYAGTERVPLRDIAIIRIHGGTPTFVKTIRPAVSDIPKP
- a CDS encoding ATP-binding cassette domain-containing protein is translated as MVSTRIKIAITDALILSLMLVVIVICAATLFGSNGARIATSMSIVVTACVGLQIFSGNTGIVSFGPAAFAGVGAYTAGILTMSPVIQKTALPHLPAWMAGYGLSIWPSLLVAAVSGLIWAGVSGVVMRRLSGSAASIATLALLIITYTVLVATKDITRGSQTFYGVPRNTTLVVAVIVAALAIATARVFRDTRSGRAVRATREDEIAAGAVGVDVREARLKAWLLSGTILSVAGALMAQFLGAFGPKDFYFEFGFLLISMLIVGGLGSVSGALVGVVTITTITEFLRALESGGNILGFTVPPLYGLPLIGAALAMILVLGIRPAGLVGGRELEVLKPPRPSTTDVLEVVNLFGHQVSESAPSLVANQLSRHFGGLRAVDGVSFEAKAGLITGLIGPNGAGKSTLINLLTGQLHPSEGHVALGSGLIEKKLPHAIARAGLARTFQNLRIFADMTVRENVLVAAEACTTDASLAARRTDDALRRFGLEELGDRLAGSLPYGKRRLVEIARALATGPSFLLLDEPAAGMNPAETKELVTRLAALRADTGMGILVVEHDLHLIMSLSDSIVVIDRGKRIAFGSPDAVRTDPAVIAAYLGSKRMSDGRKKQHNETSVSEAKIS